The Kwoniella mangroviensis CBS 8507 chromosome 1 map unlocalized Ctg02, whole genome shotgun sequence genome window below encodes:
- a CDS encoding ribosome biogenesis protein NSA2 — protein sequence MEEHRKRHGRRMDYEEKKRKRTAREAHKASADAQKIFGHKAKLHHAKRHAEKVQMKKTLKAHDERNVKQKDDGAVKEGALPTYLLDREGQKDAKALSTAVKDRRKDRAAKYSVPLPKVRGIAEEEMFKVIKTGKHKGKSWKRMVNKATFVGEGFTRKPVKLERFIRPMGLRMTKANVTHPELKTTFQLPILGVKKNPQSPLYTSLGVLTKGTILEVNVSELGMVTTGGKVVWSKYAQITNNPENDGCINSVLLV from the exons ATGGAAGAGCACCGTAAGCGACATGGTCGTCGAATGGActatgaggagaagaa ACGAAAGAGGACAGCAAGAGAAGCACACAAAGCTTCGGCTGACGCTCAGAAGATATTCGGTCATAAGGCTAAATTACACCATGCTAAGAGACACGCAGAGAAGgtacagatgaagaagactcTTAAAGCTCATGATGAGAGGAACGTCAAGcagaaagatgatggtgcGGTCAAAGAGGGTGCTTTACCTACTTATCTATTGGATagagaaggtcaaaag GATGCCAAAGCATTATCGACAGCAGTCAAAGAtagaagaaaggatcgagCTGCGAAGTATTCCGTACCATTACCTAAAGTTAGAGGTATagccgaagaagaaatgtTCAAAGTTATAAAGACTGGTAAACATAAAGGAAAAagctggaagaggatggttAACAAAGCTACGTTTGTTGGTGAAGGATTTACGAGAAAACCCGTTAAACTTGAG CGATTTATCCGACCTATGGGTTTA CGTATGACTAAAGCCAATGTAACGCATC CCGAGCTCAaaaccaccttccaactcccCATCCTCGGCGTTAAGAAGAACCCTCAATCACCATTGTACACATCTCTCG GTGTTCTCACCAAAGGTACTATCCTAGAAGTCAACGTCAGTGAATTGGGTATGGTCACCACAGGAGGAAAGGTTGTTTGGTCTA AATACGCTCAAATCACCAATAACCCAG AGAACGACGGATGCATCAACTCTGTGCTCCTGGTCTAG